In Acidobacteriota bacterium, the genomic stretch TGCTCACCACCTATCTCGGTGCCTTGCCGTCCACCGGCCGAGAAGAGAGCTGGCGCGACATCGGCGTCGCATTCCCCACCGAGCCCACCACCTTCGAAGTTCGGCAGGGCCTGGAACCCCTGGCGGGAGTGCGTCTGGCGCTCTTCGGGGACGCTACCTGGAACACCCGCCAGCGCCGCCGGATGAATCTCCTCGAAGACGTGCTCCAGCTGCGGCTGCGGGAAGTCTTGCGGGAGGAGCAGGGCCGGACCTACGGAGTCTCCGTGGCCGGCAGCCTCACCCCCTACCCGCGCCCCCGCTATCGCCTGAATCTCTCGTATTCCTGCGACCCGGAGGCGGTGAAAGAGACCCTCGACACCCTCTGGACCGAGCTCCGCCGCCTGCGCGCCGAGGGCCTGCCGCCGGAGTTGGTGGAGAAGGCCCAGAGCGCGCTCCTCCGCGAGCGCGAGACCCGCCTGAAGCAAAACAGCTTCTGGCTCATCGCTTTACGCTTCTACTATCGCTACGGCCTCGACCCCCAGGAGCTCCTGACCTACGACGACCTGGTCCAAAGCCTCAGCGCCGAAGAGCTGCACCAGGCGGCCAAGGATTTCCTCTCCGAAGACCGCTATCTCTTAGGCACCCTCCGCCCCGCCGACCCACCCGTGACGCCCTTGCTTCCCTAGTCTCCCCAACAGGTGGGACCCACTTGTTGATCGTGGATTGATCGTCCCAGAAGACGGCTCCACTCCCGCCCCTTTCCTCCCCAGAATCCCAGTTTTCACGAGCGGTCTGAGTGGGCTG encodes the following:
- a CDS encoding insulinase family protein; this encodes LTTYLGALPSTGREESWRDIGVAFPTEPTTFEVRQGLEPLAGVRLALFGDATWNTRQRRRMNLLEDVLQLRLREVLREEQGRTYGVSVAGSLTPYPRPRYRLNLSYSCDPEAVKETLDTLWTELRRLRAEGLPPELVEKAQSALLRERETRLKQNSFWLIALRFYYRYGLDPQELLTYDDLVQSLSAEELHQAAKDFLSEDRYLLGTLRPADPPVTPLLP